In Stieleria varia, one genomic interval encodes:
- a CDS encoding alpha/beta hydrolase, with amino-acid sequence MRLQIYLFLICILATVRGLAIDVTLLPAHSDQPAGAFDMIDFVIQDGPETKKFRLSVPENRASESSRHIRLYGYQIKARKPSGYAPIFLLGGGPGQFFGDKLIERLNHKPTGGMLGEVWEFAETRDVVFVNQRGAGPAFMSMMFMTLGAPVGEPYDHDAMKGRIQENYKMAIDRCAQQGIDLAGYDIMNVAADLDDVREKLGYEKIVLYGGSFGSQWAFCYMQKYPDHVDRAVLSGIEPIDHGWDSPQGIWNVIKRLEKRIAPDRDKLGFPEVSLTDAIESIVKRLESQPVRAKTGKTEVVIGPADFQRAMLGGHGAHRETHESIAKMPKFVYEIYMENYTVLAAKAARKNSVGASPLQAYLIDNSLDISEVRLSRIDNEPGRRWIGELNATYKATRDVTPTPVIPESFRILKTDLPVLMVQGDLDMSTPFENAKEQMEFSSNAHLIRIHGGTHAAIMQIAKHDPSFHDHVMRFLDADFSNQTIASLKLPDELKLPPIEFAAMHNPED; translated from the coding sequence ATGCGTCTTCAAATCTACCTGTTCCTGATCTGTATCCTTGCGACAGTGCGTGGGCTAGCGATCGATGTGACGCTTTTGCCCGCGCACAGTGATCAGCCAGCGGGAGCGTTCGACATGATCGATTTTGTGATTCAGGACGGCCCAGAGACGAAAAAGTTTCGCTTGTCTGTTCCCGAGAATCGGGCGTCGGAATCGAGTCGTCATATTCGTTTGTATGGTTATCAAATCAAGGCCCGCAAGCCATCCGGATACGCGCCGATCTTTCTTTTAGGTGGTGGGCCAGGTCAGTTTTTTGGAGACAAACTGATCGAACGGTTGAATCACAAACCCACCGGCGGCATGCTAGGCGAGGTCTGGGAGTTTGCCGAAACGCGAGATGTCGTGTTTGTCAATCAGCGTGGCGCTGGACCAGCGTTCATGTCCATGATGTTTATGACTTTGGGTGCCCCCGTGGGGGAACCCTACGACCACGATGCGATGAAGGGCCGGATTCAAGAGAACTACAAGATGGCAATCGATCGTTGTGCTCAGCAAGGCATCGACTTGGCTGGCTACGACATCATGAACGTGGCGGCGGATCTTGATGACGTGCGTGAGAAACTGGGTTATGAAAAGATTGTCTTGTACGGCGGCAGTTTTGGCTCGCAGTGGGCTTTCTGTTACATGCAGAAGTATCCCGATCATGTGGACCGCGCCGTTTTGTCGGGAATCGAACCAATCGATCATGGCTGGGACAGCCCTCAGGGGATTTGGAATGTGATCAAGCGGTTGGAGAAACGCATTGCCCCCGACCGTGACAAGTTGGGGTTTCCAGAGGTTTCGTTGACGGACGCCATTGAGTCGATTGTTAAACGTTTAGAGTCACAGCCTGTTCGTGCGAAGACCGGAAAGACGGAAGTGGTGATTGGACCTGCGGATTTTCAACGCGCGATGCTTGGTGGGCATGGAGCACATCGCGAAACCCACGAATCCATCGCCAAGATGCCCAAGTTCGTCTACGAAATTTACATGGAAAACTACACGGTATTGGCAGCGAAAGCCGCTCGCAAAAACTCCGTCGGTGCCTCGCCCTTGCAGGCCTATCTGATCGACAATAGCCTTGATATTAGCGAAGTGCGTCTGTCGCGAATCGACAATGAACCGGGCCGCAGATGGATCGGCGAACTGAACGCCACTTATAAGGCGACACGAGACGTCACGCCGACGCCAGTCATTCCGGAATCGTTTCGGATTTTGAAGACGGACTTGCCGGTACTGATGGTTCAAGGCGATTTGGATATGTCGACACCTTTCGAAAACGCGAAAGAGCAAATGGAGTTCTCGTCGAACGCGCATCTGATTCGCATTCACGGCGGCACTCACGCCGCCATCATGCAAATCGCAAAGCACGACCCCAGTTTTCACGATCATGTCATGCGGTTTCTCGACGCCGACTTCAGCAACCAAACTATCGCGTCGCTCAAACTGCCTGACGAGCTGAAATTGCCGCCCATCGAATTCGCGGCGATGCATAATCCCGAAGACTAG
- a CDS encoding tetratricopeptide repeat protein, whose amino-acid sequence MNRPSAPLRSIACLLFIVLTPTALTGCRAIRKIGDNGESIAARRLSREGIKAMHDGRWDVAENLFGDALEISKADDRAHRGLAEALWNRGEHDAAIVHMENAVRLSAGDPKLVARLGRMYLENGRLEDANAQCQIALSAERNSADIWALHGDCLNEHGEVDEALSAYHRALALQPNHLDVQIQTAEIYRIKKRFDRLLATLDRIELNGDGADVPARVDLLRGIAMRQLGRTQEAHENFALAAKKNPDDAEPWLHMASIETEAKNFNNARQYVAMAMERDPQLVQQSGWSRLVDSPGTMSQDIPHVADARDAVLQ is encoded by the coding sequence ATGAATCGCCCTTCCGCCCCCCTGCGATCCATTGCCTGCCTGCTTTTCATCGTCCTCACTCCAACCGCTTTGACCGGTTGCCGGGCGATCCGCAAGATCGGCGACAACGGTGAATCGATCGCCGCCCGACGCTTGTCCCGCGAAGGCATCAAAGCGATGCATGACGGACGATGGGATGTCGCGGAAAACTTATTCGGCGATGCGTTGGAGATCTCCAAGGCAGATGACCGCGCCCACCGTGGACTCGCCGAAGCACTCTGGAATCGCGGTGAGCATGACGCCGCGATCGTGCACATGGAAAACGCCGTGCGGCTTAGTGCGGGTGACCCTAAACTCGTCGCTCGACTCGGACGAATGTACCTGGAGAACGGACGCTTGGAGGACGCCAACGCTCAATGTCAGATCGCGCTGTCTGCCGAAAGGAATTCTGCCGACATTTGGGCTCTCCACGGTGACTGCTTGAACGAACACGGCGAAGTCGATGAAGCGTTGTCGGCCTACCATCGTGCACTCGCCTTGCAACCCAATCACCTGGACGTTCAGATCCAAACTGCTGAGATCTATCGCATCAAGAAACGATTCGACCGACTGCTCGCGACCCTGGATCGCATCGAACTCAATGGCGATGGAGCCGACGTCCCCGCCCGAGTCGACTTGCTGAGAGGAATCGCGATGCGTCAACTGGGCCGCACACAGGAGGCGCATGAGAACTTTGCATTGGCGGCGAAGAAAAATCCTGACGACGCCGAACCGTGGCTGCACATGGCATCGATCGAAACGGAAGCCAAGAATTTCAACAACGCTCGCCAATACGTCGCCATGGCGATGGAACGAGACCCCCAATTGGTTCAACAGTCAGGTTGGAGCCGCCTGGTCGATTCACCAGGAACGATGAGTCAAGACATACCCCATGTTGCCGATGCTCGCGACGCAGTGCTGCAATGA